The following proteins come from a genomic window of Rhodoligotrophos sp. CJ14:
- a CDS encoding aspartate aminotransferase family protein, which yields MTLQEKLVTRSPSSFGLEGLPKIAYGRGSYLYDVNGKRYLDGSGGPAVYAIGHANPEVNEAVKAQLDKIAHGYRYLFTSDAAEELVNIIYEVTGFRKVVFVSSGSEAVESCLKIALQYWAAKGKMSKRRFIARERSWHGNTLGALSVSGFRARRAPFEGSLLDVSRVSAANDYRRPPGVSSDALAGYLANELEQEILRVGAENIAAFIFEPVVGAAGGVVPAPRGYAKAVTEVCRKHDILVISDEVMCGSGRVGTWRALEHDGVMPDLMSIAKGLAAGYVPLGAALYSDEISDTIVAAHGGAQTGHTFTGHTAACAAGVAVQKLMKRENLIERVRVRGASFQEELRKALAHIPEVGDVRGRGYFIGIELVEDPESKRPFPPQLKLHAEIGNTAFANGLICYPCTGNVDGVAGDTVIIAPPYNASDAELAEIIEILTPSIEQAVSRARSQARAT from the coding sequence ATGACGCTCCAGGAGAAGCTCGTCACCAGAAGTCCAAGCAGCTTCGGTTTGGAAGGCCTGCCAAAGATCGCATATGGGCGCGGCAGCTACCTTTATGATGTGAACGGCAAGCGCTATCTCGACGGTTCAGGCGGTCCGGCGGTCTATGCTATCGGCCATGCCAATCCCGAGGTGAACGAGGCGGTAAAGGCCCAGCTCGATAAGATTGCCCATGGATATCGCTATCTCTTTACCAGCGATGCGGCGGAAGAGCTGGTCAATATCATTTATGAGGTGACGGGCTTCCGGAAGGTGGTGTTTGTATCCAGCGGCTCGGAAGCGGTCGAGTCCTGCCTGAAGATCGCCCTGCAATACTGGGCAGCCAAGGGCAAGATGAGCAAGCGACGCTTCATCGCCCGCGAGCGTTCATGGCACGGCAACACCCTGGGCGCCTTGTCCGTGTCTGGCTTCAGGGCACGGCGCGCGCCATTTGAGGGAAGCCTGCTCGACGTCTCCAGGGTTTCTGCCGCCAACGATTACCGGCGGCCGCCTGGTGTTTCGTCCGACGCATTGGCAGGTTACCTCGCAAACGAGCTCGAGCAGGAAATCCTGCGGGTGGGCGCCGAGAACATCGCTGCCTTCATCTTCGAGCCGGTGGTCGGGGCCGCCGGTGGCGTGGTGCCCGCGCCCCGCGGTTATGCCAAGGCGGTCACGGAAGTCTGCCGCAAGCACGACATTCTGGTGATCTCGGATGAGGTCATGTGCGGCTCGGGCCGTGTGGGGACCTGGCGCGCCCTGGAACATGATGGCGTGATGCCCGATCTCATGTCCATCGCCAAAGGTCTGGCCGCGGGCTATGTGCCTCTCGGTGCAGCGCTCTATAGCGATGAGATCAGCGACACGATTGTTGCAGCCCATGGTGGTGCGCAAACTGGCCATACGTTCACGGGCCACACGGCCGCTTGCGCGGCGGGCGTTGCGGTTCAGAAGCTGATGAAGCGTGAGAACCTGATCGAGCGGGTGCGGGTACGTGGGGCAAGCTTCCAGGAGGAGCTTCGCAAGGCGCTCGCCCATATCCCCGAGGTCGGTGACGTGCGCGGACGCGGCTATTTCATTGGCATCGAGCTCGTGGAAGATCCAGAGAGCAAGCGGCCTTTCCCGCCGCAGCTCAAACTGCACGCCGAGATCGGCAACACGGCCTTCGCCAATGGCCTGATCTGCTATCCCTGCACGGGCAATGTGGATGGCGTGGCCGGCGATACGGTAATCATCGCGCCGCCCTACAACGCGAGCGATGCCGAGCTTGCCGAGATCATCGAGATCCTCACCCCCTCCATCGAGCAGGCCGTCTCCCGCGCCCGCTCGCAGGCCAGGGCGACCTGA
- a CDS encoding M20 aminoacylase family protein, which produces MIVAEIKESEPDLTAIRRHLHTRPELAFEEHETSAFIAKHLEDWGYQVTRGVAGTGIVATLRNGNGPRSLGLRADMDALPIQEETGLAYASANPGKMHACGHDGHMAMLLGAARYLSKARPFNGTLHLIFQPAEEDISGAKRMVEEGLFEQFPCDAVFALHNMPNVPLGHFLFKTGPMMAASDVATITMRGAGGHAATPHLTADPILAAATLVVALQSIVSRNRDPQEPAVLSVGTFHAGTVSNVIPDEAQLTVDVRTFSAATRDLIEQRVTRLAKMQAESFGLTADVNYERFYPVTVNAPEPTQFARDIALKWAGADKITDLERPFSYSEDFAYMLQARPGSYFMLGMGDGHKLHTSRYNFNDDALVIGASFWVRLVEDYLRP; this is translated from the coding sequence ATGATTGTGGCCGAAATAAAAGAGTCCGAGCCTGATCTGACCGCGATCAGACGCCATCTCCATACAAGGCCGGAACTCGCGTTCGAGGAACATGAGACATCGGCCTTCATTGCCAAGCATCTGGAGGATTGGGGCTATCAGGTCACGAGAGGCGTGGCGGGCACTGGCATCGTTGCCACCTTACGTAACGGCAACGGGCCACGGAGCCTTGGTCTGCGCGCTGATATGGACGCACTCCCCATTCAGGAGGAGACCGGCCTTGCCTATGCGAGCGCGAATCCCGGGAAAATGCACGCCTGCGGCCATGACGGGCACATGGCGATGCTGCTTGGGGCTGCTCGCTATCTCAGCAAGGCGCGGCCATTCAACGGCACGCTGCACCTGATCTTCCAGCCGGCGGAAGAAGATATTTCCGGTGCGAAACGCATGGTTGAGGAGGGTCTGTTCGAGCAGTTCCCGTGCGACGCGGTGTTCGCGCTCCACAATATGCCAAACGTGCCCCTCGGACATTTTCTGTTCAAGACGGGGCCCATGATGGCCGCCTCAGATGTCGCGACCATCACAATGCGAGGGGCTGGCGGACATGCCGCCACCCCGCATCTCACGGCCGATCCTATTCTGGCAGCGGCGACGCTCGTGGTCGCCCTCCAGAGCATCGTCTCCCGAAACCGCGATCCACAGGAACCGGCTGTGCTGAGCGTCGGCACCTTCCATGCGGGAACGGTCAGCAATGTCATCCCGGATGAGGCACAGTTGACGGTGGATGTGCGGACATTCAGCGCCGCGACGCGCGACTTGATCGAGCAGCGGGTGACCAGACTTGCGAAAATGCAGGCTGAGAGCTTCGGGCTTACTGCTGACGTGAACTATGAGCGGTTCTATCCGGTCACGGTCAATGCGCCGGAGCCAACGCAGTTCGCGCGCGACATTGCCCTCAAATGGGCGGGCGCCGACAAGATCACCGATCTCGAGCGTCCATTTTCCTATAGCGAAGACTTCGCCTATATGCTTCAAGCGCGGCCCGGCAGCTACTTCATGCTGGGGATGGGCGATGGACACAAGCTGCATACGTCGCGCTATAATTTCAACGATGATGCGCTGGTGATCGGCGCCTCGTTCTGGGTGCGGCTGGTTGAGGACTATCTCAGACCTTGA
- a CDS encoding pyridoxal phosphate-dependent aminotransferase has product MRFSSFVERIGGEGSEAWAIHGAASAARARGEDVVMLSIGDPDFPTPEMISVAATESLNAGDTHYAEILGRKPLREAVAAQHRRLNGQLVGPENVIILAGAQNGLFAASLCLTQPGDEVIALEPMYVTYEASIRASGATLVPVAQPAAGGFRPDLAALEAAVTDRTRAIFLANPNNPTGVVLTREELEGIADIARRHDLWVVSDEVYAALTFEAPHVGIGSLPGMAERTVTIGSLSKSHAMTGWRVGWMVAPEQLIKYAEKLALCMLYGLPGFIQTAATKALNEGIQEVARMREIYLRRRDLLYGELSSLPQLKCLKPQAGMFLIADVRATGMTSRDFAWGLYSEMGVAVLDATAFGKSAEGYLRISYTVGEDELLDGCRRIKSYLERLARRPDMVVGA; this is encoded by the coding sequence ATGCGCTTTTCATCATTTGTCGAGCGGATCGGCGGGGAGGGCTCGGAAGCTTGGGCCATTCACGGTGCCGCAAGCGCCGCGCGGGCCCGTGGTGAAGACGTGGTGATGCTGAGCATTGGCGATCCGGATTTTCCCACGCCCGAGATGATCAGCGTCGCCGCCACCGAATCGCTCAATGCCGGTGACACACATTATGCCGAAATACTTGGCCGGAAACCGCTGCGTGAGGCGGTCGCCGCTCAGCATCGGCGTCTGAACGGCCAGCTCGTGGGACCGGAGAACGTGATCATCCTGGCTGGTGCGCAGAATGGCCTGTTTGCGGCAAGTCTGTGTCTTACTCAGCCAGGCGATGAGGTCATCGCGCTCGAGCCCATGTATGTGACTTACGAGGCGAGCATCCGCGCATCCGGCGCGACGCTCGTTCCGGTCGCCCAGCCGGCGGCGGGCGGCTTCCGCCCGGATTTGGCAGCGCTCGAGGCAGCGGTGACTGATCGTACGCGGGCCATTTTTCTTGCCAACCCGAACAATCCGACCGGCGTCGTGCTGACCCGCGAGGAGCTGGAAGGAATTGCTGATATTGCCCGCCGTCATGATCTTTGGGTCGTCTCCGACGAGGTCTACGCGGCCTTGACCTTCGAGGCTCCGCACGTGGGCATAGGCTCTCTGCCCGGCATGGCCGAACGCACCGTGACCATTGGCAGCCTCTCCAAATCCCACGCCATGACCGGCTGGCGTGTTGGCTGGATGGTCGCGCCCGAGCAATTGATCAAATACGCCGAGAAGCTGGCACTTTGCATGCTTTATGGTCTGCCTGGCTTCATTCAGACTGCTGCGACCAAGGCATTGAATGAGGGTATCCAGGAAGTTGCCCGCATGCGGGAAATCTATCTCCGCCGCCGCGACTTGCTTTACGGCGAGCTCAGCAGCCTGCCTCAGCTGAAATGCCTGAAGCCCCAGGCGGGCATGTTTCTGATTGCGGATGTTCGCGCCACGGGCATGACCAGCCGCGACTTCGCTTGGGGTCTCTATAGCGAAATGGGCGTTGCTGTGCTCGATGCGACTGCTTTCGGCAAGAGTGCTGAGGGCTATCTCCGCATCTCCTACACAGTGGGCGAAGACGAGCTGCTGGACGGATGCCGCAGGATAAAGTCTTATCTCGAGAGGCTCGCGAGACGCCCCGATATGGTCGTGGGCGCATGA
- a CDS encoding MFS transporter, which translates to MSVASSAQKAAGSQSDIRIIGTVASAHFTSHILQLALAPLFPMMRDAFNVTFVDLGLILTCFYAASGLGQIAAGVLVDRFGAHRLLMMGITLQSGSVALMGLAPNYYMLLPLAVLAGIGNSVYHPADLSILSHRVRPERLGRAFATHVIAGNIGFGVSPIFVGTIGVMWGWRAGLLAVGILGLIISCWVILNRPAIRTEGQVQRRQAAAEKGKPGGQQAEPAPAHFWHIITMPVVLLAFLFFVLSAFAGAGIQNFAISALTEGYGMVLAMATVAVAGYQVGTASGVLLGGVLADRSEKHHVIAMLGLAVSAILIMFVFHTGLHPVAIIALIAASGFATGITMPSRDVLVRRAAPAGGYGKVFGIVYSGFDIGSLVAPLIFGSLIDHHMSHGVFLVCGIALIVGIPTVMGFKGKHHKA; encoded by the coding sequence GTGAGCGTTGCAAGTTCTGCCCAGAAGGCTGCGGGTTCGCAAAGCGATATTCGCATCATCGGAACGGTGGCCTCGGCGCATTTCACCAGCCATATCCTGCAGCTGGCGCTGGCACCGTTGTTCCCGATGATGAGGGATGCCTTCAATGTCACCTTCGTTGATCTGGGACTGATCCTCACCTGCTTCTATGCGGCGTCCGGCCTCGGCCAGATCGCGGCAGGCGTGCTTGTCGATCGCTTCGGTGCACATCGGCTGCTCATGATGGGCATCACGCTGCAGTCCGGCAGCGTCGCCCTCATGGGGCTTGCGCCGAATTACTACATGCTGCTGCCGCTTGCCGTGCTCGCGGGCATCGGCAACAGCGTCTATCATCCGGCTGATCTGTCGATCCTGAGCCACAGGGTCAGGCCGGAGCGGCTGGGACGAGCTTTCGCCACTCATGTGATCGCCGGCAATATCGGCTTCGGCGTCTCGCCCATTTTTGTCGGTACGATTGGCGTGATGTGGGGTTGGCGCGCAGGCCTCCTGGCCGTCGGCATCCTTGGCCTGATCATCAGCTGCTGGGTGATCCTCAACAGGCCGGCGATCAGAACCGAAGGACAGGTGCAACGGCGGCAAGCGGCGGCGGAAAAGGGGAAACCGGGCGGCCAGCAGGCCGAGCCCGCGCCTGCGCATTTCTGGCATATCATCACAATGCCGGTGGTGCTTCTGGCCTTCCTGTTCTTCGTGCTGAGCGCCTTTGCCGGAGCAGGCATACAGAACTTCGCCATCAGTGCTCTTACTGAAGGCTATGGCATGGTGCTCGCCATGGCAACAGTGGCGGTCGCAGGCTACCAGGTCGGCACTGCATCCGGCGTGCTGCTCGGCGGCGTCCTCGCCGACCGGAGCGAGAAGCATCACGTGATCGCAATGCTGGGGCTTGCGGTTTCAGCCATTCTGATCATGTTCGTGTTTCACACAGGCCTGCACCCGGTCGCCATTATCGCGCTGATCGCTGCTTCGGGCTTTGCAACGGGCATTACCATGCCGTCCCGCGACGTGCTGGTCCGGCGGGCGGCACCGGCCGGCGGCTATGGCAAGGTGTTCGGCATCGTCTATTCCGGATTCGACATCGGCTCGCTGGTCGCGCCGCTCATATTCGGTAGCCTGATCGACCACCATATGTCGCACGGCGTGTTCCTGGTCTGTGGCATCGCGCTGATTGTCGGCATTCCCACGGTGATGGGCTTCAAGGGCAAGCATCACAAGGCTTGA
- a CDS encoding amidohydrolase: MAGEANIIITNGKVLTMSPHDQRAQAVAIVGQRIAAVGGEDCVAKLRGPNTRIIDARGCTVMPGFVESHMHLFPGAATLGQLSLEDVSGLDAFIAAARAYDSAHPGEHMLIGRQANYTMIGEKEPISRHHLDRAISHRPFAIVAPDAHTVWANTMALEMAGLLHGRNVGIGSEVVMGEDGLATGELREWGAMEPVFALSPTAGRDNLGLTSGRDPVPMPSPAERAADIGVLQKGLDYCARLGITSIHNMDGNLYQLELLDEIHKAGGLHCRVEIPFHLRPERSIDALEEASEMQRRFSSDMLHSGRVKIFMDGVLDSWTAFVLDGYPDRPETVGAPLFTADQFNAIVIDCDRRGLQISVHAIGDAAVRRTLDGYEAGRRTVGPRDSRHRIEHIEIIDPADIPRLRELGVIASMQPLHAAGSHCFPLEPTLTRIGPKMPFAYPWQTLRNAGARMIFSSDWPVSPVDPMKSIKAALTRELLDPAYPDQRQTLMDTLASYTREGAYAEFMDDRKGQLKPGMLADMVVLTADIETTPPEEIDRIEVATTICDGRITFER; the protein is encoded by the coding sequence ATGGCAGGCGAAGCAAATATCATCATCACCAATGGCAAAGTGCTGACCATGAGCCCGCACGATCAACGTGCGCAAGCTGTCGCCATCGTCGGCCAACGCATCGCCGCCGTCGGCGGAGAGGATTGTGTGGCCAAGCTGCGGGGGCCGAATACCCGGATCATCGATGCACGCGGCTGCACGGTCATGCCGGGCTTTGTCGAAAGCCACATGCACCTGTTTCCCGGCGCAGCCACATTGGGTCAGCTGTCGCTCGAGGACGTCTCGGGTCTTGATGCATTCATTGCGGCAGCCCGCGCCTATGACAGCGCCCATCCGGGCGAGCACATGCTGATCGGACGTCAGGCGAATTACACGATGATCGGCGAGAAGGAGCCGATCAGCCGTCATCACCTGGACAGGGCAATCAGCCATCGCCCGTTCGCGATCGTGGCACCGGATGCGCACACGGTCTGGGCGAATACCATGGCGCTCGAAATGGCCGGGCTGCTCCATGGCCGCAACGTGGGCATCGGCAGCGAGGTGGTGATGGGCGAAGACGGGCTCGCCACAGGCGAGCTGCGCGAATGGGGCGCGATGGAGCCGGTTTTTGCTCTGAGCCCCACGGCCGGCCGCGACAATCTCGGCCTCACCAGCGGCCGCGATCCGGTGCCGATGCCCTCGCCGGCCGAACGGGCCGCCGACATAGGGGTGTTGCAGAAGGGGCTCGACTATTGCGCTCGGCTCGGCATCACCAGCATCCACAATATGGACGGCAATCTCTATCAGCTCGAATTGCTGGATGAGATCCATAAAGCGGGCGGCCTGCATTGCCGGGTGGAGATTCCGTTCCATCTGCGGCCGGAGCGGTCGATCGATGCACTGGAAGAAGCCAGCGAGATGCAGCGCCGCTTCAGCTCGGACATGCTGCATTCGGGCCGGGTCAAGATCTTCATGGACGGCGTGCTCGACAGCTGGACCGCCTTCGTGCTCGACGGCTATCCCGACCGGCCCGAAACGGTGGGAGCGCCGCTGTTCACCGCCGACCAATTCAACGCAATCGTGATCGATTGTGACAGGCGCGGCTTACAGATCTCGGTGCATGCGATCGGTGATGCCGCGGTGCGGCGGACGCTCGATGGCTATGAAGCGGGACGGCGAACCGTCGGCCCTCGCGACAGCCGCCATCGCATCGAGCACATCGAGATCATCGATCCCGCGGATATTCCGCGGCTTCGGGAACTTGGCGTGATCGCCTCCATGCAGCCGCTGCACGCTGCGGGCTCGCATTGTTTTCCGCTGGAGCCGACATTGACCCGCATCGGACCTAAGATGCCTTTCGCCTATCCATGGCAAACCTTGCGAAATGCGGGCGCGCGGATGATCTTCTCGAGCGATTGGCCGGTCTCGCCGGTTGATCCCATGAAGTCGATCAAGGCCGCCTTGACGCGAGAGCTGCTCGATCCAGCCTACCCAGACCAGCGCCAGACGCTCATGGATACCCTGGCCTCTTACACCAGGGAGGGCGCTTATGCCGAGTTCATGGACGACCGCAAGGGCCAGCTCAAGCCGGGGATGCTCGCCGATATGGTCGTGCTAACCGCAGACATCGAGACGACACCGCCCGAGGAGATCGATAGGATAGAGGTTGCCACCACGATCTGTGATGGTCGGATCACGTTCGAGAGGTAA
- a CDS encoding lytic transglycosylase domain-containing protein translates to MRTGLYIGVALVIGGLLASAGSGGAQQDPAVPPTSAALSPSQIPVPLDENALESPGKPPTPKPKLPAPALHQKTVCGLIETAASEHRLPIDFFTRLIWQESGFRADATSYVGAQGIAQFMPGTAAERGLEDPYDIHQAIPASAHLLRDLRARFGNLGLAAAAYNAGPRRVEDWLAGNGGLPYETRDYVLSITGRDAEDWAQADRSDRAVPDRYGSLDVKALAMEVPVVTKKVSCIEIAKTLTRGRPAVAGRPGVPVAKRRAPWGVQVAAHFSQSQALARFGQLQRRFKVLSGVEPMVVRELNRSRGKRAMFNVRLPADSRTEADRICDRFRNAGGACIVLRN, encoded by the coding sequence ATGAGAACTGGGCTGTATATCGGGGTTGCCCTTGTGATTGGTGGACTGCTCGCGTCGGCCGGATCTGGTGGCGCGCAGCAAGACCCCGCCGTCCCTCCGACGTCTGCTGCGTTGAGTCCCTCACAGATCCCTGTGCCGTTGGACGAGAATGCGCTTGAGTCACCCGGCAAACCGCCGACGCCTAAGCCCAAGCTGCCCGCGCCCGCTCTGCACCAGAAGACAGTTTGTGGTCTGATCGAAACGGCGGCGAGCGAACATCGCCTGCCCATCGACTTCTTCACGCGCCTGATCTGGCAGGAAAGCGGATTCCGCGCCGATGCGACAAGCTATGTGGGCGCGCAGGGCATTGCGCAGTTCATGCCGGGCACGGCCGCGGAGCGGGGACTTGAGGACCCTTACGACATTCATCAGGCCATTCCGGCCTCCGCCCATCTTCTCCGGGATCTGCGGGCGCGCTTCGGCAATCTCGGCTTGGCCGCCGCCGCTTACAATGCAGGTCCCCGCCGGGTGGAGGATTGGCTGGCCGGCAATGGTGGCCTTCCCTACGAGACCCGCGATTATGTCTTGTCGATCACCGGCCGCGACGCCGAGGATTGGGCACAGGCAGACCGCAGCGACCGCGCCGTCCCGGATAGATACGGCTCGCTCGATGTGAAGGCGCTGGCGATGGAAGTGCCTGTCGTGACGAAGAAAGTGTCCTGCATCGAGATTGCCAAGACGCTCACCCGCGGCAGACCTGCCGTTGCCGGCAGGCCAGGCGTACCGGTTGCCAAGCGCCGCGCTCCGTGGGGCGTTCAGGTGGCCGCTCACTTCTCCCAGTCTCAGGCCCTGGCCAGATTCGGCCAGCTCCAGCGCCGCTTCAAGGTGCTCTCTGGCGTTGAGCCCATGGTGGTTCGCGAACTGAACCGCAGCCGCGGCAAGCGGGCAATGTTCAATGTGCGCTTGCCGGCCGACAGCCGCACCGAGGCTGATCGCATTTGCGATCGCTTCCGCAATGCCGGCGGTGCCTGCATCGTGTTACGCAACTAG
- a CDS encoding PRC-barrel domain-containing protein, producing MKSPMLPLAAIAALIASTAAVHTQTTPKANSESTAGTDDAIQVLEDAIKKLENTATEIPEDAADATSAEDPADEPATSRTPPASGQAPASGTAATNETTVTPTANTTPAAPATTAPSQAETSKASSEKGSGTQESGSPTASQPADAKQAALSFIELEDANIKVPSLNISIGQLTGMDVHDQEGKRIAEVNDVLGTVDGKPVAISLEVGGFLGIGAREVVVPLEAVKLAADKLSLTLTKQEIEALPVR from the coding sequence ATGAAGAGTCCAATGTTGCCGCTTGCGGCCATTGCCGCGCTGATCGCGTCGACCGCCGCCGTCCATACGCAGACAACGCCGAAGGCCAATAGCGAGAGCACAGCCGGTACGGATGATGCAATCCAGGTGCTGGAAGACGCGATCAAGAAGCTTGAGAATACGGCAACCGAGATTCCCGAGGACGCGGCGGATGCAACCTCGGCCGAAGATCCAGCCGATGAGCCCGCTACGTCCAGAACACCGCCTGCATCTGGCCAGGCGCCGGCCTCCGGAACAGCCGCTACAAACGAAACCACCGTCACTCCCACCGCCAACACCACGCCTGCGGCACCAGCCACAACGGCCCCATCCCAGGCAGAGACCAGCAAGGCTTCCTCAGAAAAAGGCAGCGGGACCCAAGAGAGTGGCTCCCCGACAGCCAGCCAACCAGCCGATGCAAAGCAGGCGGCCTTGTCGTTCATCGAGCTCGAAGACGCGAATATCAAGGTTCCGTCCCTCAACATCTCCATCGGGCAACTCACGGGCATGGATGTTCACGACCAGGAGGGCAAGAGGATCGCGGAGGTGAATGACGTGCTTGGCACGGTCGATGGCAAGCCTGTGGCCATTTCCCTGGAAGTGGGCGGGTTCCTGGGTATCGGCGCGCGCGAGGTGGTCGTTCCCCTGGAGGCGGTGAAGCTTGCGGCCGACAAGCTTTCGCTCACGCTGACAAAGCAAGAGATCGAGGCGCTGCCGGTGCGCTAG
- a CDS encoding TetR family transcriptional regulator C-terminal domain-containing protein, giving the protein MATRSKFERKLPEERRRILIAATLKCLGEQGHAGLSVRKISAEAGISIGLINHHYPSKDALVAQAYETLAMGLLDGAKAAVAQANPTPRERLTAFFRATFAASGFDHGTFRAWVVFWGMIGDSRLLAETHDRTYGEFRSCLEDLLADFTGGTPKTVPDIRLAAIGLSALMDGLWLERCLNPATFSIDEALQICDSWLDSL; this is encoded by the coding sequence ATGGCCACACGCAGCAAGTTCGAACGTAAGCTCCCCGAGGAACGGCGCCGGATTCTGATCGCCGCCACTCTCAAATGCCTCGGCGAGCAAGGCCATGCAGGGTTGTCGGTCCGCAAGATCAGTGCCGAGGCAGGCATCTCGATTGGACTGATCAACCATCACTACCCCAGCAAGGACGCGCTGGTGGCGCAAGCCTATGAAACACTGGCGATGGGATTGCTGGACGGCGCCAAGGCGGCGGTTGCACAAGCCAATCCCACGCCGCGGGAACGTCTGACAGCGTTCTTCAGGGCAACATTCGCTGCATCCGGGTTCGATCATGGGACGTTCAGAGCGTGGGTCGTGTTCTGGGGCATGATCGGGGACTCCAGGCTCTTGGCTGAAACCCACGATCGCACCTATGGGGAGTTCCGCTCCTGCCTGGAGGATCTGCTCGCTGATTTTACCGGTGGAACACCTAAGACAGTTCCGGACATTCGGCTGGCGGCAATTGGCCTTTCCGCCCTTATGGACGGTCTGTGGCTCGAGCGTTGCCTGAACCCGGCTACTTTCAGCATCGATGAGGCCCTGCAGATTTGCGATTCTTGGCTGGACTCTCTCTAG